Proteins encoded in a region of the Dorea longicatena genome:
- the priA gene encoding replication restart helicase PriA: protein MYADIIVDITHEKLDKVFQYRIPSHLEGMLKVGMEVVVPFGMGNKEIKGYVTGFSERAEYAPEKMKEVLKIAEESVAIESKLVALAAWMKESYGGTMIQALKTVLPIKKKEKAKEKQKVRLLLPEAEGKEKLELYLHKNQKARARLLAALLDQPEQDYDFLIHKLNLTRSVVRALEEQKVLALESEQVYRNPVIYQQKEQKEIIYTEEQQAAIRTFSKDYEQGIRKTYLLYGVTGSGKTEVYMEMIDKVLSEGRQAIVLIPEIALTYQTVMRFYTRFGGRVSILNSRMSQGERYDQMERVKKGEVDIMIGPRSALFTPFERLGLIVIDEEHEPTYKSEQVPRFHARETAIERARMEGASVVLGSATPSLEAFYACECGRYQMLRLRNRTGKQALPEVYVADMREELKHGNRSILSDRLKVLMQDRLEKKEQIMLFLNRRGYAGFVSCRACGYVVKCPHCDVSLSVHRGGKMVCHYCGYETQTVKNCPVCGSPYIGGFRAGTQQIEDLVKREFPQARVLRMDMDTTKNKGGHEKILAKFADEEADIMIGTQMIVKGHDFPNVTLVGVLAADMSLYSDDYRSGERTFQLLTQAAGRAGRGRRPGEVIIQTYSPDHYSIRMAARQDYEGFYEKEMNYRDLMGYPPASQLMAVLMTGSDENKLTTAAEYLKKYAIRVSADGEVQVIGPASPSVGKVNDVYRKVIYLKSEEYQVLVRIKNHMERYIEINRGFANMRIQFDFNPMNIF from the coding sequence ATGTACGCTGATATTATCGTTGATATTACGCATGAAAAATTAGATAAAGTCTTTCAATACCGCATCCCCTCTCATCTGGAGGGGATGCTTAAGGTTGGAATGGAAGTTGTAGTTCCGTTCGGCATGGGAAATAAAGAAATCAAAGGCTATGTAACCGGATTCTCCGAACGTGCGGAGTATGCACCGGAGAAGATGAAAGAGGTCTTAAAAATTGCCGAAGAAAGTGTGGCGATTGAAAGTAAACTTGTTGCACTGGCGGCCTGGATGAAGGAATCTTACGGGGGAACGATGATCCAGGCACTGAAGACGGTACTTCCGATCAAGAAGAAAGAAAAAGCAAAGGAAAAGCAGAAGGTACGGCTTCTTTTGCCGGAAGCAGAGGGAAAAGAAAAGCTGGAACTGTATCTGCACAAGAATCAGAAAGCAAGAGCCAGACTTCTGGCGGCACTTCTGGATCAGCCGGAACAGGATTATGATTTTCTGATCCATAAGCTGAATCTGACGAGAAGTGTGGTAAGGGCACTGGAAGAGCAGAAGGTTCTGGCACTGGAATCGGAACAAGTATACCGTAACCCTGTGATTTATCAGCAGAAAGAACAAAAAGAAATCATTTATACAGAAGAACAGCAGGCGGCAATCCGGACATTTTCGAAGGATTATGAGCAGGGAATCCGTAAGACTTATCTGTTATACGGGGTGACAGGAAGCGGCAAGACAGAAGTATATATGGAAATGATCGATAAAGTTCTAAGTGAGGGCAGACAGGCAATCGTACTGATTCCGGAGATAGCACTGACCTATCAGACTGTGATGCGGTTCTACACAAGATTTGGCGGACGGGTGTCTATCCTGAATTCCAGGATGTCACAGGGAGAGCGTTATGATCAGATGGAACGTGTGAAAAAAGGTGAAGTCGATATCATGATTGGTCCGAGATCGGCTCTGTTCACACCGTTCGAACGACTGGGACTGATCGTCATTGACGAAGAGCATGAACCGACTTATAAGAGTGAACAGGTACCGAGATTTCATGCAAGAGAGACGGCAATCGAAAGAGCACGGATGGAGGGCGCAAGTGTAGTACTTGGTTCGGCAACTCCGTCTCTGGAAGCATTTTATGCGTGTGAGTGTGGCAGATATCAGATGCTGAGGCTTAGGAACCGCACCGGGAAGCAGGCACTCCCGGAAGTATATGTGGCAGATATGCGGGAAGAATTAAAGCATGGGAACCGTTCTATCTTAAGTGACCGGTTAAAAGTACTGATGCAGGACCGGCTGGAGAAGAAGGAACAGATAATGTTATTCCTGAACCGGAGAGGATACGCAGGCTTTGTTTCTTGCAGAGCCTGTGGATATGTAGTAAAATGTCCTCACTGTGATGTATCACTGTCGGTACACCGGGGCGGAAAAATGGTCTGTCATTACTGTGGGTATGAGACACAGACTGTTAAGAATTGTCCGGTGTGCGGGTCTCCGTATATCGGAGGTTTCCGGGCGGGAACACAGCAGATTGAAGATCTGGTGAAGCGGGAATTCCCACAGGCAAGGGTTCTTCGGATGGACATGGATACCACGAAGAACAAAGGCGGACATGAGAAAATCCTGGCGAAATTCGCAGATGAAGAAGCAGATATCATGATCGGGACACAGATGATCGTAAAAGGACATGATTTTCCAAATGTGACGCTGGTCGGTGTTCTGGCGGCAGATATGTCGCTGTATTCGGATGATTACCGTTCCGGAGAACGTACATTCCAACTCCTGACACAGGCGGCGGGCCGTGCGGGACGAGGCAGACGTCCGGGGGAGGTAATAATACAGACTTACAGTCCGGATCATTACAGTATCCGGATGGCAGCGAGACAGGATTACGAAGGCTTCTATGAAAAAGAGATGAATTACCGGGATCTGATGGGATATCCGCCGGCATCACAGCTGATGGCAGTCCTGATGACCGGATCTGATGAAAATAAGCTTACAACGGCAGCAGAATATCTGAAGAAATATGCAATCCGGGTAAGCGCAGACGGAGAAGTGCAGGTAATCGGACCGGCAAGTCCGTCGGTTGGAAAAGTCAATGACGTTTACCGGAAAGTCATATATCTGAAAAGTGAGGAATATCAGGTGCTTGTGCGGATCAAGAACCATATGGAACGCTATATCGAGATCAACAGAGGATTTGCGAACATGAGGATACAGTTTGACTTTAATCCGATGAATATTTTTTAA
- a CDS encoding zinc metallopeptidase produces MYYPMYFDPTYILVLIGVVICLIASAKMNSTFSRYSRVRNHSGMTGRDAAEQILHREGLYDVRIEHISGNLTDHYDPRTKTLRLSDATYNSTSVAALGVAAHECGHAVQHATGYVPLKLRSSLVPVANFGSSIAWPLIILGFFFNSSTTSSLFINLGILAFSLAVLFQIVTLPVEFDASHRALKILGNTGMLYEDEVRDTRKVLTAAALTYVAGAASAILQLLRILLLTGNRRND; encoded by the coding sequence ATGTATTATCCAATGTATTTTGATCCAACGTATATATTAGTGCTGATTGGTGTCGTGATCTGCCTGATTGCATCTGCGAAGATGAATTCCACATTCAGCAGATATTCCAGAGTAAGGAATCATTCCGGTATGACAGGAAGAGATGCTGCAGAGCAGATCCTTCACAGGGAAGGACTGTATGATGTGCGGATCGAGCATATTTCCGGCAATCTCACTGACCATTATGATCCAAGAACAAAGACGCTGAGACTTTCGGATGCAACGTATAATTCTACATCAGTAGCAGCACTTGGCGTAGCAGCGCATGAATGCGGGCATGCAGTACAGCATGCGACGGGATATGTGCCGCTGAAGTTAAGAAGCAGCCTGGTGCCGGTGGCGAATTTCGGAAGTTCGATCGCGTGGCCGTTAATTATCCTTGGATTTTTCTTCAACAGCAGTACGACCTCTTCACTGTTCATCAATCTTGGAATCCTTGCATTTTCACTTGCAGTGTTATTCCAGATTGTGACATTACCGGTGGAATTTGATGCGTCGCACAGAGCATTAAAGATCCTTGGTAATACAGGCATGTTGTATGAGGATGAAGTCAGAGATACCAGAAAGGTGCTGACAGCGGCAGCGCTTACTTATGTAGCCGGAGCAGCATCTGCAATTCTGCAGCTTCTGCGTATACTGCTTCTGACTGGAAATCGAAGAAACGATTAA
- the rsgA gene encoding ribosome small subunit-dependent GTPase A, protein MQGKIIKGIAGFYYVHVVEFGVYECKAKGVFRKEKIKPLVGDNVEIEVLDESEKKGNIVKILPRQNELIRPAVANIDQALVVFAITKPNPHFNLLDRFLVMMESKEIPVVLCFNKEDIATDPQIKELEEIYETCGYPMVFVSAKEERGIEKIRELLKGKTTAIAGPSGVGKSSIINILQPDAEMETGAISTKIERGKHTTRHSELFAIDEDSYIMDTPGFSSLYVNDYEKEELKYLFPEFREYEGMCRFNGCDHVHEPGCAVKEALEEGKIHKIRYQNYIEMYEELKNKRRY, encoded by the coding sequence ATGCAGGGAAAAATTATAAAAGGAATTGCCGGATTCTACTACGTTCATGTAGTAGAATTCGGTGTTTATGAATGTAAAGCAAAAGGGGTATTTCGTAAAGAAAAGATAAAACCTCTGGTCGGAGATAATGTAGAGATAGAGGTTCTGGATGAATCCGAGAAGAAAGGCAATATCGTAAAAATCTTGCCTCGTCAGAATGAATTGATACGTCCGGCAGTGGCTAACATCGATCAGGCATTGGTGGTTTTTGCAATCACAAAACCGAATCCGCATTTTAATCTATTGGACAGATTTCTGGTCATGATGGAAAGCAAAGAAATTCCGGTGGTTTTATGCTTTAATAAAGAAGATATTGCAACAGATCCTCAGATAAAAGAACTGGAAGAAATCTACGAAACATGTGGCTATCCAATGGTATTCGTAAGTGCAAAAGAAGAACGGGGAATTGAAAAAATACGTGAATTGCTAAAAGGAAAGACGACGGCAATTGCAGGGCCGTCAGGGGTAGGAAAATCTTCGATCATCAATATTCTGCAGCCGGACGCCGAGATGGAGACCGGTGCGATCAGCACAAAGATTGAGCGTGGCAAACATACGACACGACATTCGGAACTATTCGCGATCGATGAGGATTCTTATATCATGGATACACCCGGATTTAGCTCATTGTACGTCAATGATTATGAAAAAGAAGAATTGAAATATTTATTCCCGGAATTCCGGGAATATGAAGGAATGTGTCGGTTTAATGGATGTGATCATGTGCATGAGCCGGGATGCGCAGTAAAAGAAGCTTTGGAAGAAGGAAAGATTCATAAGATCCGTTATCAGAATTATATAGAAATGTATGAGGAATTGAAGAATAAGAGGAGGTACTGA
- the rlmN gene encoding 23S rRNA (adenine(2503)-C(2))-methyltransferase RlmN, protein MSKKDICSYNYDELKEEMLVIGEKAFRSKQIYEWLHVKLADDFDEMTNLSKALREKLKKNYEIRKVKMIDHQISKEDPTEKFLFELEDGNMVESVLMKYNYGNSVCISSQVGCRMGCRFCASTIGGLVRSLEPSEMLRQIYHIQKITGERVSNVVVMGTGEPLDNYDNFVKFIHMLSDEHGLNISQRNITASTCGIVPNMRRLAEEGLQITLALSLHGSSQEKRKKLMPVANKYDLSEVLDACDYYFDKTGRRITFEYSLVAGVNDQPDDIRELTTILKGRNCHLNLIPVNPIKERDFKKPDRKNAMEFKNKLEKNGINVTIRRERGSDIDGACGQLRRRHAAKSEGETDENLCND, encoded by the coding sequence ATGAGTAAGAAAGATATATGTTCCTATAATTATGATGAATTAAAAGAAGAGATGCTTGTAATCGGAGAGAAGGCATTCCGGAGCAAACAGATCTATGAATGGCTTCATGTAAAGCTGGCAGATGATTTTGATGAAATGACGAATCTGTCAAAAGCCTTACGTGAGAAACTGAAAAAAAATTATGAGATCCGCAAAGTGAAGATGATCGATCATCAGATATCAAAAGAAGATCCGACGGAGAAGTTCTTATTCGAACTGGAAGACGGTAATATGGTAGAAAGTGTTCTGATGAAATATAATTACGGTAATTCCGTATGTATCTCTTCGCAGGTGGGCTGTCGTATGGGGTGCAGATTCTGCGCTTCGACAATCGGTGGACTGGTAAGAAGCCTGGAGCCGTCTGAGATGTTAAGGCAGATCTATCACATCCAGAAGATTACCGGAGAACGTGTTTCGAATGTTGTTGTGATGGGAACCGGAGAACCGCTCGATAATTATGATAATTTTGTAAAGTTTATCCATATGTTGAGTGATGAGCACGGACTGAATATCAGTCAGAGAAATATTACGGCGTCTACCTGTGGAATCGTTCCGAATATGAGACGGCTTGCGGAGGAAGGACTTCAGATCACACTGGCACTTTCACTTCACGGTTCCAGTCAGGAAAAACGTAAGAAACTGATGCCGGTAGCGAATAAATACGATCTGTCGGAAGTACTGGATGCCTGCGATTATTATTTTGACAAGACAGGAAGAAGGATTACTTTCGAGTACAGTCTGGTAGCCGGAGTGAATGACCAGCCGGACGATATCCGGGAACTTACGACGATTTTAAAAGGGCGAAATTGTCATCTTAATCTGATTCCGGTGAACCCGATCAAGGAAAGAGATTTCAAAAAGCCGGACCGCAAAAATGCCATGGAATTTAAAAATAAACTTGAAAAAAACGGAATTAATGTTACTATAAGAAGGGAAAGAGGCTCTGATATTGACGGAGCCTGTGGACAGTTGCGTCGCAGACACGCAGCCAAAAGCGAGGGAGAGACAGATGAAAATTTATGCAATGACTGA
- the fmt gene encoding methionyl-tRNA formyltransferase, translated as MKVIFMGTPDFSVGTLEALIEAGHEVVLAVTQPDKPKGRGGKMQYTPVKEAALAHGIPVFQPVKIREAQAVEELRKYNADIMVVIAFGQILPKEILEMTPYGCINVHASLLPSYRGAAPIQWAVINGDKVSGVTTMQMNEGLDTGDMIMKTEVPLAEDETGGSLHDKLAKAGAKLCVETLKALEDKTATWETQGESPTAYAKMLDKKLGDIDWSKSAKAIECLIRGLNPWPSAYTDWNGKVMKIWEAKVLDENTDATPGTIVKVEKDGFSVQTGDGLLKVLVLQIPGKKRMEADAFLRGYQIETGCELSSQMIKNC; from the coding sequence ATGAAAGTAATATTCATGGGAACACCGGACTTTTCGGTCGGAACACTGGAAGCACTGATCGAAGCCGGACATGAAGTCGTACTTGCAGTCACACAGCCGGATAAGCCGAAGGGACGTGGCGGCAAGATGCAGTATACACCGGTCAAAGAAGCAGCACTGGCACATGGAATCCCAGTCTTTCAGCCGGTGAAGATCAGAGAAGCGCAGGCCGTAGAAGAACTTCGCAAATATAATGCAGATATCATGGTCGTTATCGCATTCGGACAGATCCTTCCAAAAGAAATTCTTGAGATGACACCATACGGATGCATCAATGTACATGCGTCCTTATTGCCAAGTTACCGTGGTGCGGCTCCGATTCAGTGGGCAGTTATCAACGGGGATAAAGTGTCCGGTGTAACGACGATGCAGATGAATGAAGGCCTGGATACGGGAGATATGATCATGAAGACAGAAGTGCCACTGGCAGAAGATGAGACAGGCGGAAGCCTTCATGACAAGCTTGCTAAAGCAGGTGCAAAGCTCTGTGTTGAGACATTAAAGGCACTGGAAGATAAGACTGCAACGTGGGAAACACAGGGAGAAAGCCCGACAGCATATGCGAAAATGCTGGACAAAAAGCTCGGAGATATCGATTGGAGCAAGTCTGCGAAGGCAATCGAATGTCTGATCCGGGGTCTGAATCCATGGCCGAGTGCTTACACAGACTGGAATGGTAAAGTCATGAAAATCTGGGAAGCAAAAGTTCTGGATGAGAATACCGATGCAACCCCGGGAACAATCGTGAAAGTGGAAAAAGACGGATTTTCTGTACAGACAGGAGACGGACTTCTGAAAGTACTGGTACTTCAGATCCCTGGAAAGAAGAGAATGGAAGCGGACGCTTTCTTACGAGGTTATCAGATCGAAACAGGATGTGAACTTTCTTCACAAATGATTAAGAATTGTTAA
- the rsmB gene encoding 16S rRNA (cytosine(967)-C(5))-methyltransferase RsmB, with translation MQASVNERELVLDMLLQITRDGEYSHIVIKNVLDKYQYLDKRERAFITRVVNGTLERMIEIDYIINLFSKVKVNKMKQLIRTILRSSVYQMKYMDSVPDSAICNEAVKLAGKRGFVNLKGFVNGVLRNISRNLDKINYPDEKDKVSYLSVKYSLPEWLVKQWLNVYDEETVKTIGSAFLEEKPLTVRFNEHKIKKEDLVGILKKEGVTVGEVPEIPCALYLSGYDHLSALPSFCEGLYQVQDLSSMQVALWSEVKEGDQILDVCAAPGGKSIHIAELLNGTGHVEARDLTEYKVDLIRDNIERSGLTNIEAVCQDATVYDPDKKKSADIVIADLPCSGLGVLGKKPDLRYKMNEKTEADLVELQRKILSVVKDYVKPDGKLLYSTCTIHREENEGNVEWFLKEYPEFELVKDKQMIPGKDAGDGFYIAIIKRVNHE, from the coding sequence ATGCAGGCGTCTGTAAATGAAAGAGAATTAGTGCTGGACATGCTGCTTCAGATCACGAGAGACGGTGAGTACAGCCATATTGTTATAAAGAATGTTCTGGATAAATATCAGTATCTGGACAAACGAGAACGTGCATTTATCACAAGAGTGGTAAATGGAACCCTGGAACGCATGATTGAGATCGACTATATCATTAATCTGTTTTCAAAGGTAAAAGTAAATAAGATGAAACAGTTGATACGAACGATCTTAAGAAGTTCGGTGTATCAGATGAAATATATGGACAGCGTACCGGATTCGGCAATCTGTAATGAAGCGGTGAAGCTTGCAGGCAAAAGAGGATTCGTGAATCTGAAAGGATTCGTCAACGGAGTGCTCCGCAATATCAGCAGGAATCTTGACAAGATTAACTATCCGGATGAGAAGGATAAGGTGTCTTACCTTTCCGTGAAGTATTCGCTGCCGGAATGGCTGGTCAAACAATGGCTGAACGTATACGACGAAGAGACAGTAAAGACAATCGGAAGTGCATTTCTGGAAGAAAAGCCATTAACAGTCCGGTTTAATGAACATAAGATCAAAAAAGAAGATCTGGTCGGAATCCTGAAAAAAGAAGGTGTAACGGTTGGTGAAGTGCCGGAGATTCCGTGTGCATTATATCTGTCAGGATATGATCACCTGTCCGCACTTCCAAGCTTCTGCGAAGGACTTTATCAGGTGCAGGATTTAAGTTCTATGCAGGTAGCATTATGGTCAGAAGTGAAAGAAGGAGACCAGATACTGGATGTGTGTGCCGCACCGGGTGGAAAATCCATACATATCGCAGAACTTCTGAACGGAACCGGCCATGTGGAAGCAAGAGATTTGACTGAATATAAAGTCGATCTGATCCGGGACAACATCGAAAGAAGCGGCCTTACCAATATTGAGGCAGTATGCCAGGATGCAACCGTGTATGATCCGGATAAGAAAAAGAGTGCAGATATTGTAATCGCAGATCTTCCGTGTTCCGGACTTGGTGTACTTGGAAAGAAACCGGATCTGCGTTATAAGATGAATGAAAAGACGGAAGCTGACTTGGTGGAATTACAGAGGAAGATCCTGTCGGTGGTAAAGGATTATGTAAAACCGGACGGGAAGCTTCTGTATAGTACCTGTACCATACACAGAGAAGAGAATGAGGGGAATGTAGAATGGTTCCTGAAAGAATATCCGGAATTTGAACTGGTGAAAGACAAACAGATGATTCCGGGTAAAGATGCAGGAGATGGATTCTACATAGCAATAATAAAAAGGGTGAACCATGAGTAA
- the pknB gene encoding Stk1 family PASTA domain-containing Ser/Thr kinase, with protein sequence MVKDGIVLGKRYAVLSKIGAGGMADVYKGRDQMLNRYVAIKVLKKQYKEDENFVRKFRSEAQAAAGLIHPNIVNVYDVGEDRGLNYMVMELVEGITLKEYIERKGRLSHKETISIAIQMCSGIGAAHASGIIHRDIKPQNIIISKDGKVKVTDFGIAKAITSNTVSTNAMGSVHYTSPEQARGGFSDQRSDIYSIGITLFEMVTGQVPFDGETTVEVAMKHLQQEITPPSELVPDIPYSLEQIILKCTQKSSERRYESTGALIQDLKHSLVDPDGDFVVIPPIGGMTDTVIMTDKDLDDIRNGNDDEEYDTEEYDTDEYDTDTMYGNDDNDEDYENYESGRGADEVNPHMHKIMKILTIVVVAIIVLILVFTVGKAAGVFKSFGGITTQDEEDKSGKVTVPDVRGMSEENAKALLNKKGLGIQVVTRKESKKYKAGKISKQTPEAGEKVSKHTKIEVVVSSGLVGSKKAIPYVSGMSETEAQNELEEAGFKVTSSFQYDDSVESGKVISTTPEAGTKAEKGSTVTMLVSQGSNKKTVPDVRGMADATAQSTIKSYGFNVGTVTYDYSDSVEKGMVISQTVEPGTKASAGTSISITVSNGPKPEEKIEVQSFVGQQESALKSWASSKGLYTNISDSQYSDSYAKGCIISMTPSSGTVSKGGTISYVISLGSKSQDSNNTGNNGDNSGNSGNNGQNSGDGNNGGNQ encoded by the coding sequence ATGGTAAAAGATGGAATCGTACTAGGCAAGAGATATGCTGTACTTAGTAAGATCGGTGCCGGCGGAATGGCAGATGTCTATAAAGGCCGGGATCAGATGCTGAACCGATATGTAGCGATTAAGGTATTAAAGAAACAGTATAAAGAGGATGAAAATTTCGTGAGAAAATTTCGTTCGGAGGCACAGGCAGCAGCCGGACTGATACATCCGAATATTGTAAATGTATATGATGTAGGGGAGGACCGTGGCCTTAACTATATGGTTATGGAACTCGTAGAAGGAATTACATTAAAAGAATATATAGAGAGAAAGGGAAGACTTTCTCATAAAGAGACGATCAGTATTGCGATTCAGATGTGCAGCGGTATCGGCGCAGCACATGCATCGGGAATTATCCATCGCGATATCAAACCACAGAATATTATTATTTCCAAGGACGGAAAGGTAAAAGTTACGGATTTTGGAATTGCGAAGGCCATAACGTCCAATACGGTAAGTACGAATGCGATGGGATCGGTTCATTATACGTCGCCGGAGCAGGCAAGAGGCGGATTCAGTGATCAGAGAAGTGATATTTATTCAATTGGTATAACTTTATTCGAAATGGTAACCGGTCAGGTTCCATTTGACGGGGAGACAACGGTAGAAGTTGCAATGAAGCATCTGCAGCAGGAGATTACACCGCCGTCAGAACTCGTACCGGATATTCCGTACAGTCTGGAGCAGATCATTCTGAAATGTACGCAGAAAAGTTCAGAGAGAAGATATGAAAGTACAGGGGCTCTGATTCAGGATCTGAAGCATTCACTGGTCGATCCGGATGGGGATTTTGTAGTGATCCCTCCAATCGGTGGTATGACAGATACCGTTATCATGACAGACAAAGATCTGGATGATATCCGGAATGGAAATGATGATGAAGAGTATGATACAGAAGAGTATGATACAGATGAGTATGATACAGATACCATGTATGGAAATGATGACAACGACGAAGATTATGAGAATTATGAAAGTGGCAGAGGGGCAGATGAAGTCAATCCGCATATGCATAAGATCATGAAGATACTTACAATCGTAGTTGTGGCGATCATCGTGCTGATCCTTGTATTTACTGTTGGTAAGGCGGCAGGCGTATTTAAATCATTTGGTGGAATTACAACTCAGGACGAGGAAGATAAATCAGGCAAGGTCACAGTACCGGATGTCCGTGGTATGTCTGAAGAGAATGCAAAGGCACTGCTGAATAAAAAAGGACTCGGAATTCAGGTTGTGACAAGAAAAGAGTCTAAGAAGTATAAGGCAGGAAAGATCTCAAAACAGACACCGGAAGCCGGAGAAAAGGTATCAAAACATACCAAGATTGAAGTAGTTGTAAGTTCAGGACTAGTTGGAAGCAAAAAGGCAATACCGTATGTCAGTGGTATGAGTGAGACAGAGGCACAGAATGAACTTGAGGAGGCAGGATTTAAAGTAACTTCAAGTTTCCAGTATGATGACAGTGTTGAAAGTGGAAAAGTAATCAGTACAACACCGGAAGCAGGTACAAAAGCTGAGAAAGGTTCGACGGTTACGATGCTGGTAAGTCAGGGAAGCAATAAGAAGACAGTGCCGGATGTAAGAGGTATGGCAGATGCAACTGCACAGAGTACAATCAAGAGTTACGGATTTAATGTAGGAACTGTAACTTATGATTACAGCGACAGTGTAGAAAAAGGAATGGTCATCAGTCAGACAGTAGAACCTGGAACAAAGGCTTCTGCAGGAACGAGTATTTCTATTACCGTAAGTAACGGACCGAAACCGGAGGAAAAGATAGAAGTACAGAGTTTTGTCGGTCAACAGGAATCAGCACTGAAGAGCTGGGCATCGTCAAAAGGACTTTATACCAATATATCTGATTCACAATACAGTGACAGTTATGCAAAAGGATGTATTATTTCCATGACTCCTTCTTCAGGAACAGTTTCCAAAGGAGGAACAATCAGTTATGTGATCAGTCTTGGATCAAAATCACAAGATAGTAATAACACTGGAAATAATGGTGACAATTCCGGAAATTCAGGAAATAACGGCCAGAATTCCGGTGATGGAAATAACGGTGGTAATCAGTAA
- a CDS encoding Stp1/IreP family PP2C-type Ser/Thr phosphatase: MKIYAMTDVGRRREVNQDYVYVTDRPIGPFPNLLTVADGMGGHKAGDFASSYTVNVLKDELKKTPMDKPEEILRSVVSIANHKLIEAASRDIKLEGMGTTLVAATVVGNTLYFANVGDSRLYLINDKIRQLSKDHSLVEEMVRLGGIKAEEARNHPDKNIITRAIGVKEDVEPDIYEYRLKKGDMILMCTDGLSNMVEDEDMFNIVKGSRDVVEAVQMLIEKANSNGGRDNIGVIVAEPLADEVSVW, encoded by the coding sequence ATGAAAATTTATGCAATGACTGATGTAGGAAGAAGACGTGAGGTCAATCAGGACTATGTATATGTGACAGACAGACCGATTGGACCATTTCCAAATCTCCTTACGGTCGCCGACGGAATGGGCGGACATAAGGCGGGAGATTTCGCGTCCAGTTATACGGTAAATGTATTAAAAGATGAACTGAAGAAGACACCGATGGATAAACCCGAGGAGATCCTAAGGAGCGTAGTCAGTATTGCAAATCATAAATTAATCGAGGCAGCTTCAAGAGATATAAAACTGGAAGGTATGGGAACGACACTGGTAGCGGCAACTGTTGTTGGCAATACATTGTACTTTGCCAATGTGGGAGACAGCAGACTTTACCTGATCAACGATAAGATCCGTCAGCTTTCCAAAGATCACTCGCTGGTAGAAGAGATGGTAAGACTTGGTGGAATCAAAGCAGAAGAAGCAAGAAACCATCCGGATAAGAACATCATTACACGGGCAATTGGTGTAAAAGAAGATGTGGAACCGGACATTTATGAATATCGTCTGAAAAAGGGTGATATGATATTGATGTGTACAGATGGCCTCAGTAATATGGTAGAGGATGAAGACATGTTCAATATTGTCAAAGGTTCCAGAGACGTAGTGGAAGCTGTTCAGATGTTGATAGAAAAAGCAAATAGCAATGGCGGGAGAGATAATATAGGGGTTATCGTAGCAGAGCCACTTGCTGATGAGGTGAGTGTATGGTAA
- the def gene encoding peptide deformylase: MALRTIREFGDEVLNKECKEVTKMTLRTKVLINDMLDTMYEAMGVGLAAPQVGILKRIVVIDIGEGPIVLINPVILETSGEQTGEEGCLSLPGKAGIVTRPNYAKVKALNEDMEEVILEGEGLLARAFCHEIDHLDGKLYTRLVEGEVHDVNYEEEE; the protein is encoded by the coding sequence ATGGCACTTAGAACAATCAGAGAATTTGGGGATGAAGTTCTGAATAAAGAATGTAAAGAAGTAACGAAGATGACGCTTCGCACAAAAGTACTGATCAACGACATGTTAGATACCATGTATGAAGCAATGGGCGTAGGGCTTGCGGCACCACAGGTTGGGATCCTGAAGCGTATCGTAGTCATTGATATCGGAGAAGGACCGATCGTCCTGATCAATCCGGTGATCCTGGAGACATCCGGAGAACAGACAGGCGAAGAAGGATGCTTAAGCCTTCCTGGAAAAGCAGGAATCGTGACAAGACCGAATTATGCGAAAGTAAAAGCATTGAATGAAGATATGGAAGAAGTGATCCTGGAAGGAGAAGGTCTCCTTGCAAGAGCATTCTGTCATGAGATCGACCATCTGGATGGTAAGTTATATACCAGACTGGTAGAGGGTGAAGTACATGACGTGAACTATGAGGAGGAAGAATAG